The following proteins are encoded in a genomic region of Oncorhynchus masou masou isolate Uvic2021 chromosome 19, UVic_Omas_1.1, whole genome shotgun sequence:
- the LOC135505973 gene encoding lymphokine-activated killer T-cell-originated protein kinase homolog, which yields MDSTIASDVNGFKTPCKPDRVKVKGLLSGSTASPRTPITIPASPFMKKLGCGTGVNVYLMNRVGKLNLSPWAVKKINNKCASKQVGVYQRRLCDEANILKGLQHPNIVGFRAFTTANDGSKCLAMEYGGEKSLNDLIEWRREEGLKAYPAATIEKVALHVARGLQYLHNEKKLLHGDMKSCNVVIKGDFETVKICDVGVSLQLDENMKVSNPKAEYVGTEPWKPKEALEEGGVITDKADIFAYGLTLWEMMTLAMPHLEIENSEEDVSMDEDDFDEDAYYERLGTRPALDSESLGGAYQRMVELFWLCTEENPQKRPSATQIVQVLESNMQADNVIVID from the exons ATGGATTCCACTATTGCCAGTGATGTGAATGGATTCAAGACGCCCTGCAAACCagacagggttaaggttaagggccTTCTCTCTGGTAGCACTGCCAGTCCTAGAACTCCCATAACCATCCCTGCCTCCCCTTTCATGAAGAAACTGGGATGTGGAACTGGGGTGAATGTGTATCTCATGAACAG AGTTGGTAAACTGAACCTGTCTCCATGGGCTGTCAAAAAGATCAACAACAAATGTGCCTCAAAGCAGGTGGGTGTCTACCAGAGACGACTCTGTGACGAGGCAAATATCCTGAAAGGCCTGCAGCACCCAAACATTGTTG GATTCCGTGCCTTCACCACTGCCAATGATGGCTCTAAGTGCCTGGCCATGGAGTATGGTGGGGAGAAGTCCCTGAATGACCTGATAGAGTGGCGACGAGAGGAGGGCCTGAAGGCTTATCCAGCTGCCACCATTGAGAAAGTGGCCTTGCATGTGGCGCGTGGCCTACAG TACCTTCACAATGAGAAGAAGCTATTACATGGTGACATGAAGTCTTGCAATGTTGTTATCAAGGGTGACTTTGAGACTGTCAAAATCTGCGATGTGGGAGTCTCCTTGCAGTTGGATGAGAATATGAAAG TGAGTAACCCCAAAGCAGAGTACGTTGGCACTGAGCCGTGGAAGCCCAAGGAGGCTCTGGAAGAGGGAGGCGTGATCACGGACAAGGCAGACATCTTTGCCTACGGACTGACCCTGTGGGAGATGATGACTCTGGCCATGCCTCACTTGGAGATTGAGAACAGTGAGGAGGA TGTCTCAATGGACGAGGATGACTTTGATGAGGATGCCTACTATGAGAGGTTGGGCACCCGACCGGCGCTGGACTCTGAGAGTCTTGGGGGAGCCTACCAGAGAATGGTGGAGCTCTTCTGGCTCTGCACGGAGGAGAATCCACAGAAACGCCCGTCGGCTACCCAAATAGTTCAGGTTCTGGAGTCCAACATGCAGGCGGACAACGTCATTGTCATAGACTGA